From Hippoglossus stenolepis isolate QCI-W04-F060 chromosome 4, HSTE1.2, whole genome shotgun sequence, a single genomic window includes:
- the irf2bp1 gene encoding interferon regulatory factor 2-binding protein 1 gives MSSPSSSSRRQWCYLCDLPKMPWTVVWDFSEVVCRGCVNYEGANQIEFLIASARQLKRSHGMQDGSVRSPGPSPNKHGSTGRAEAAGDGGRPHADRFDRGGRGEGAGAAVRVPPNGLHRDGQPPPELNRQSPSGSRRPMLGAAIPPSLVTSIAGIPHGLLAGMPTGLTARTAPMSSTMIFPAPVLAEMSRRQLGIGMGIAPFITPELERELSSSQNQPKTQTQVHTVAGSSKSTGLPSSSSSMAGGVSQTSPKPASSPARQPRPLTSRSGGELLGSSSSAEAATTAAALPHSGASELGSASTSNTLSTGNTLSCTLCHERLEDTHFVQCPSVPGHRFCFPCTRVYIQSRRGDGEVYCPSGERCPLDNSPNSPPWAFMQGEVSTILGTGGAGPAAAPAPGAGSGPGPAAANTSGAGSGGGSGNGDISVKKERET, from the exons ATGTCGtccccctcgtcctcctccaggCGCCAGTGGTGCTACCTGTGCGACCTGCCCAAGATGCCCTGGACCGTGGTGTGGGACTTCAGCGAGGTGGTGTGCCGCGGCTGCGTCAACTACGAGGGGGCGAACCAGATCGAGTTCCTCATCGCGAGCGCCCGGCAGCTGAAGCGCAGCCACGGGATGCAGGACGGCAGCGTCCGGTCACCGGGTCCCTCGCCCAACAAGCACGGGTCCACCGGGCGGGCGGAGGCGGCGGGAGACGGAGGCAGGCCCCACGCGGACCGCTTCGACCGGGGGGGCAGAGGAGAGGGCGCCGGGGCGGCTGTTCGCGTGCCGCCCAACGGGCTGCACCGCGACGGGCAGCCGCCTCCGGAGCTGAACCGCCAGAGCCCCAGCGGCAGCCGGAGACCCATGCTGGGAGCTGCCATCCCTCCCAGTCTGGTGACGAGCATCGCAGGGATCCCCCACGGGCTGCTCGCGGGCATGCCGACGGGGCTCACCGCCAGGACAGCCCCCATGAGCAGCACCATGATCTTCCCCGCCCCGGTGCTGGCCGAGATGAGCCGCAGGCAGCTGGGCATAGGGATGGGGATCGCCCCCTTTATCACCCCGGAGCTGGAGCGGGAGCTCAGCTCGTCCCAGAATCAGCCCAAGACCCAGACCCAGGTCCACACTGTGGCCGGCAGCAGCAAAAGCACAGGCCtcccctcctcgtcctcctccatgGCGGGAGGTGTGAGCCAGACGAGCCCCAAGCCGGCCTCGTCTCCAGCCAGGCAGCCGCGCCCCCTCACCTCCAGGTCCGGGGGGGAGCTCCTGGGCTCCAGCTCCTCAGCAGAGGCGGCCACCACAGCTGCGGCGTTACCCCACAGTGGAGCCTCCGAGCTGGGATCAGCGTCCACCAGCAACACCCTTTCTACAGGAAACACTCTGTCCTGCACCTTGTGTCACGAGCggctggaggacacacactttgTCCAGTGTCCATCAGTGCCAGGCCACAG GTTCTGCTTCCCGTGCACCAGGGTGTACATCCAGAGCCGGAGGGGAGATGGGGAGGTGTACTGCCCCAGTGGAGAGCGCTGTCCGTTGGATAACTCTCCCAACAGCCCCCCTTGGGCCTTCATGCAGGGAGAGGTCTCCACGATACTGGGCACTGGTGGAGCaggacctgcagcagctcctgcaccCGGAGCCGGGTCAGGGCCCGGACCTGCAGCTGCCAATACGTCCGGGGCAGGGAGTGGAGGCGGATCTGGGAATGGAGACATCTCTgttaagaaagagagagagacgtga
- the polr1g gene encoding CD3e molecule, epsilon associated protein, translating to MPKVVSSSSSEEEEEPRAAGTQHKPQEKKKKTRYQCPADFVSFCHAPCSSTRTESLSNNKNELWLIKAPANFDPECFSGIKVPLSGLETVKVPTAAGGATTASGQKIYSILASSHGTSELHLLTTDKQSSDGVAFAPAFSGLINVCESYGNTSANWAPQVIPAAPAPSIPPGLKQRFQPFGSRTPTLTCVAENETDGAAFGPSSTTLRPLVVKRYIEEAGNEEEGEGRRKKKKKKKEKQIKLEREESEELVKVELEAEIKDEVMTELPEEKRKKKKKKKDREREEVEEGVEPSVEVKAEEVTVKCEPMDTSYGDEGEGLVKKKKKKKKSKTDDD from the exons ATGCCCAAAGTCGTTTCATCTTCATccagtgaagaggaagaggagcctcgagctgcaggaacacaacacaaaccacaag agaagaagaagaagaccagGTACCAGTGTCCTGCTGACTTTGTGTCTTTCTGCCACGccccctgcagcagcacacGGACTGAGAGTCTGAGCAACAACAAGAACGAGTTATGGCTCATTAAAGCTCCGGCCAACTTCGATCCAGAATG TTTCAGTGGCATCAAGGTTCCTCTCTCAGGCCTGGAGACCGTGAAGGTTCCCACAGCTGCAGGCGGAGCCACGACTGCCAGCGGCCAGAAGATCTACAGCATCCTGGCGTCGTCCCACGGCACCTCAGAGCTCCACTTGCTCACCACAGACAAGCAGTCGTCGGATGGCGTTGCTTTCGCTCCTGCTTTTTCAGGcttgataaatgtgtgtgagagctaCGGAAACACCAGCGCTAACTGGGCTCCTCAGGTCATCCCCGCCGCTCCTGCACCCTCCATACCACCGGGGCTGAAACAGCGATTCCAACCCTTTGGCAGTAGGACTCCCACGCTGACCTGTGTGGCAGAGAACGAGACGGACGGAGCCGCCTTCGGGCCCTCGTCTACAACTCTCCGGCCCCTGGTAGTCAAACGATACATAGAGGAAGCAGGAAATGAGGAagagggtgaggggaggaggaagaagaagaagaaaaagaaagaaaagcagataaaGTTGGAGCGAGAGGAGTCGGAGGAGTTGGTGAAAGTGGAACTTGAAGCTGAAATTaaggatgaagtgatgacaGAGCtcccagaggagaagaggaagaagaagaagaaaaagaaggacagggagcgagaggaggtggaagagggaGTGGAGCCCAGTGTGGAGGTAAAGGCTGAAGAGGTAACGGTGAAATGTGAACCAATGGACACTTCGTATGGTGATGAAGGGGAAGGATtggtaaagaagaagaaaaagaagaagaaaagcaaaactGATGACGACTAG